TCTATCCTGGCTATCCTCTTACGTCTTTTAGTGTCATAcagaaagaaataattttacaattgcCATCAAAGTGAATACACACAATTTTAATTCGTCAGATTATAATACTGAATAGTGTTTGTTGACTAGATCTGTGTTTTAAATGGTATAAAGAAAGTATTAAAACTATGCTTTTTGTGCCAGTTTCATAAAGCTATCTTaggactaagacatgtcttgGGATAGTCTTAAGACATATCTTACTCCTTAGCGGGTTTCACAAAGTATTCCTAAATTACAACATCTCTTATAATTGGTCACAAAGTTAGGACTACACGAGAGGTGTCTGATAAAGTTCTTACGATagtcataaaatttaaataaattacactcatttattatcttattatcaattttcattttcttgcTTAAATCTTTGTAGGTTGACGGATTGTTATGAGTTAAAAActtcaatatattaaatttaagcAATGATGCACCATTTTATCATTTAACCCTTTCATAACCGATACAGCGACAACTTTCAGTATATCTTTGCTAAGATCATAATACGACAGCTTTGAGACGAGGTCTGTGATATGTCTATAGATTCTCATTAAAGGATCAAAAGACATGTCCTACAATATCTTATGGCAGGacattaactgtatcaaaaaagaacataacatacaaacataaataaataataaaaagtgatGAAAATCTTATGGAGGTTAAAAACATCTGTTGCAATAATAGAAgcatatctttatttttcaaatttgtacaagttaaaaccattttgaagcaaaattttgtacaggttataacatgtaaccggtacttttgtacatgttataatctgtacaaaatcgcaacttgtacacgacatatacacATAAACTAGAACACACGGCCTTGAAATAGGAatgtttaaatacatgtaaatttttcaaattctgaCCCTTTTATGTTTAAGACATTTCGACTACAGACGTTTTGTTACATCCGCTCTAACACTTACTGTTTCGTATATcacagaagtaaaaaaaaacttcaattcCCAACATTTTATCTATTGTCATTTAACTCAATTCAATCAGAATTGCTGTATGCTAGTTGATGTAAAATGTTTTGGAAAGAAACACGTCTGAAGTGGATTTCATTATATGTGGAAGATTTGTATACGTAATAAGTTCAAAGGCAACTACGAAGTGCTTTACGGATAAGTGCCTGAAAAATTAAttatgtttgtatctgttataatattgtatttaaaaggGGCATGATAGGCAATTCTGATGGATTTTTGAATAGcttgacaaatatttaaaataacacgTTCAATACTTGTATGcatccgaagcgcttttctggatctACCTTAACCAgaaacgctcaaagccaaatatttgacAGCCGAGAATGTATTAGTACCTAAATAGTAAAAGaactttatgacaaaaaaatactttaagaAAAAGCAAAATCCATCTAAGGTTAACTTTAAacgagggagttgaaaccttggTTCTTTTATAAAAAGACATATAGCAAATGTAACAATCCCCATTTATTGCTTACTTATTTTTGAATCTTATTTAAGTGTACCAACATTGAACATTACTTGAAATAGTAGTGTAACATAATAGAAAGatacactttaaaatattaattgaaatagCTGTAACATCATAGAAATATACACaataaatttcaattgaaatagCTTACCTTAATCCAGAAAgacatactgtaaattcagaaattattgcgtgtatttattattgcgattatgTCATTTTAGGCtcaaatgcgattttaatttttacgattttgagaaaaatcctgttaaattcatataaaatatttcaaaatgcgagtttaaattattgagtttacaactcagtcgcatttttcgcaataataaaaacctcgcattaatttctgaatttacagtactaaccaaaataagtgaaaatacattaaacacataaatttgatgttttacACAAACTATATTAACAAGAAAAAAGGGGTAcgtaaaacaatgtaaaaaagaCCACTATAACCTTGGAGAAAATGCCGTTAAATAAAATAACGTAAACAGGTAAATTTAAATAAGATATTTGGTTGTAGAGAAAAAAGaggttgtttttatcaaatacataaATCTGTTGTTCAACATTATCAAAGTATGAGAGCAGAAGTGAAAATATATCGTCATACCAAATacttattaacatgattaagagtgATCCATCATTAATAATGAGAACAGatatgacacaaaatcagtaatAATTGAATAACAAAATTGCCTTACATTAATTATGTCAAACAAGTCAAATTGTTACTAAAGTAAGATTTGATAGTATTTCAGTTACTGGAAGCTAGTTAAAAgcacacaataataaaaaaaaatacaaataaaaatcatgcatcggGGACTTAACTCAATTGAAACTCATCAATAAAAAAGAATgtcttgtgcaatgccaaacaTATCTACACTACAGGCAGTAGGAAAGAAAGGATTTACGGATGAATCACCTTCATTGATTAACATCATGACCAAAATCTATAAACATTATAACAGTACAATGTctctttttattataacaatGCATGCATAGTTCAAATAAACCATTACATCTATTAATCTTTATCTACAAATTAATTATCAACGATATTATTCTCTGATATAttgtacaacataaaaacatatcACAGCTGTACGTAATTTCGTATGTTATTTCCGtagcaaaattgaaaattgttcTAGAATTTCATTGGTACTCGATAACCTTCTATATTGATTCGTTTGTGTTGATTgcgaaatgatttttttttataaatcctCCACAATTATGGTTTGTTGACCCTCAGATATTATCCAACTCATCTGTTTTAATTAATGAGAACGCACTACCGAcctgatttatgacaaaaaaaaaatgtttaaaaattttgaaagtttaaagAAACTAAGGGTTCAACTCCCTTGTGCAAATATAACCTAGATGTATTTGGCTTTTCGTTAACTATGTTTTGTCAAAGAGCCCTTAAACTATTTCGGTACACCCTTGACTTTCAAATACTATATTGCTTTGAACGTTCCTAATGAAGTTAAATCTAAACACGCGCTTCAGACGCGTAAAAATATTAAACGTATAAAGATATACTACATTCATCAGTGGTGCCTTGGCTCATATCCATAAAAGCCTGGGCGTTTGCTTTTGAACGTACCCAGTATGTAAATCTTCCACATATAATGAAATCCATTTCCattactaaaatataaaaaataaaaaataatacatacattttaacATTCTCGTTTCATGGACATGCGTTCTGGTCTATGTGTATTTGATCAAAAGAACTTTATCAATCACAACAAAGCTCTGCAATAAAACATGATGTGTCGAAAATAAGGACTATGCTATTAAGAATACATCAAAATTTATGCATATGCATAGCTACATCAAATcacaatacattttgtaaatcaagGAGGGAAGGATTATTGATGAAATATCAGATGGAACTTGCAGAATGGAGACAtcttcaatacaaaaaaaaacatggcttGAACACTTATATTATCAAACAACAGGTGTGGTCAATACCTAAATGGTTGATACCAGTGAttatacaaaaaagttaatgtTGAGTATAACCAAAGAGCAAGTGAACACACGTATACATGCACAGACAATCAACAATGATCATCGTTCAATGTATCAACGATCAATATGCCCGAGAATTACTAACCGCCTACATTATATGTTTTACAACGTTTGCAAACAAAGGATTTAAGAGATCAACGTGGCATGCACAACTATTGTTGCCCAATCGTAATGCACTAACTATTAACATTACAATATAAAGGATCGCTCTTTCTTGTCAAATGTATTATTCGTGATCAAAGTATACAAGAACAGGTTTTCCTCAATTCAGGAGATATTCTAGAATAGGTAAGTTATACTTATCATCTTAAAGTTGTTTTTTAGTGGAACAGATCAagatataaataaaagcaaTTGCGGTAGGAGAGGTGCAATGTTGGTATTGAGTAAATCATCATACAGGGTCCTTCCTTGatacataataataaaactCCTTGTTCAATACACACATGACACATTTACATTGTACGAATGTAGGCTGATGATTGACAAACAGTGTGCTGATAGACATGTACATATATTCTTTTaacaagataacaaaaagcattgTTCTAActctttttaaaagataacGTCCACCAAACGTAAACTGTGGGTAGGTGGGATGTAACCAGTATAAATTCACATGGGTTGTGACGATATTAAATTCTGAGGATGACCTTACGTGGAAAAAATGGTAATATCAGTTTGAACAGTTTGAACTATTAGACGTTCGGGtcaaatattgtgaaatattcgcattgatatttaaatttagtaatattgcattttaaatttccattcGTGGATATATTTTTTGACGAAACCGTTAGGTAAAAGTAGCACAATTTatggtcgatgccactgttggtggacgttttgtccccgagggtatcaccagcccagtagtcaacacttcggtgctaacatgaatatcaataatgtggtcatttttataaatttcctgtttacaaaagtttgaatttttcgaaaaactaaggattttcttatccaaggcatagataaccttagccgtatttggcacaactttttggaattttggatcctcaacgctctttaactttgtacttgtttgactttataaatattttgatatgagcgtcactgatgagtctagtGTAgataaacgcgcgtctggcgtactaaattataatcctggtacatttgataactattaaccgCAAACGAAATTTCTAGGGAAAATTGTCTACATTTACAGTAGTGAAACGTCTAGTTGCAGTCACATGGATGTGTTCAGTCGTGTATTACCAGCACACACCgctttaatataattattatttgcCATCGAAAAAGAGTGTTGTTATATCTCTTGAATAAGATATAAGATTTTAAACCTTGagattgaaacaaaatatgctTTATATAACCAATTATTGACCCTAGATGTTAAAATTCTTACAATATTATGatatatcatacatgtaatcAGACAATACTTTTTGCACGAAGCTTCTCCTGACGAAATGGTCCATTAGTTCAgttataataaagaaatatatatattattgaattatttttgtttcgACAGGAACGTTAATAAGCTCAAAACTGAAAGGATTATGCCACTTGTTTATACCAACatcttgtttgttttggttCCGTTGATCTTGAACCAGGTATACGTAGATGCCAATTACGGACTTCAGTGTATTCAGTGTGATAATGACCACAGGGAGCGATTCTGTCGTGAAAGTACTGGTACACGTAAGAGTTTATGCTTAACAAATgtgtgattaaaaaatacatcaaaaatgTAATGCTTGTTTTATTAGTGTGGCACGGGTGTCTTCCTCAACCTTGGGTTAAAAAGCAGATAACTTTGGTCTAGATATGTgatgaaatgtgcaaattttgagagtTGTACGTAATTTATGTAAAcacttttaatataaatataaaatattgtgtgTTTATCATAATTACATCTGCTGTAATTTTTCACAAACGCCTTGACTGTTTGTGTTTGATTAGATTTTTATCAACTTTTccaattaaggggagataactcagatGAAATAGTTTTTATAATAGAAAGTGTTATGAAGTAACCTATTTTGATATGTAGCTAGAAAACAAAATCGGTGATcgaatattttcttttctcaTCTGTAAGCATGTTATTAGAACAATATTCTCacattttatcttaaagttttctttttatcacacaaaatttgattttccatgcataatctatacaaaatctgaaaattttgcaaaaatgtgGCTTGAAAAAAAGGCCGGTGAcccatatttttcaatatattttttttaaaaagcattaaaaaaacttcaaaaattctAACAATTTTAATTAAGACACTCTAGCCACCTTAATGAAAGATGATAATACTGCATTTATCAAATTACAACAATTACTAATGTTTTCAGCGTCAAAAGCACCTTTGTGGATAATTTTCATTCGTAGCCTTGAACTCGAAACATTTTAAATCCTATCCATTATGAATAGGCATtcgctgtcaaattcatgttcgcCTTTTAGactcaaaacatttttttgatgaATAATATACTCAAACgtatatccaaattataaaacgtttaaaataatcaattttacgATACATGCTCGATAATATGTATCaaaattttgtgtttcttcGTTTATGCAACATCTAATTAATCATCACGGTGACCTCTGAAGACTACTAACGGTCTTTTAAACCGATAGTAccattattatagatacaaatTGATATCTTTTGAAGGAcagtttgatttcatattatagatttaaaaaatatgtgaatcATCCTTGTTTTACCCCATACATTGTCTTGAGAATGAGGTATGTGCCTTGAAATGCAAACTAATGCTTTACCcttgacacagacattaaaagCTTTATGTCACCGTATGTTATCAATAAGCAATCCCTATACCGTATAGCAAGCTATAATAGGTCCAGCAAACGCAAGTGTAgtacaattcaaacaggaattTAAAAGTCTAATCAGTCTacaaaaaaacgaaaatcaATGTTACACaacaacaaatgacaacaaCTGAATAGCAGGTCCCTGAATTGGAACAGGCGCATACATAAAGAAAGTTGCATTGTCCAGTATCATGGGGCAGTGGTGTAATAGTAAAACATAAGAGCGAATTGAAAAAGTGAAAGACttagttgaaggccgtacggtgacctatagttgttaatgtctgtataatgttggtctcttatggacagttgtctcattggcgatcataccccatcttcttattttcatatttaactcatcagatagatacaacgtaaacatttgttttctttttgatgtTTGTTCAAGCGTAACACAACTGTCACTAAGGAGTTAAATTGAAGGTCCTATGACTCCAGATTAACTGAAATGGAATAATTCtcttgaaaatgaaaagatttaAGCGATGTTTATACTATTAGGCATATTGTGAGAAACGTTTATCTTAACTAACTGCTGAGAGCCTATTATTATTGCACTGTTTAGGgaataaacacaaatataatcATATCTAGTAGCTATTCTTGATGCcaattaaaatcaatttgaCGAACAAGTATagcaaaaaataattaaagtcgTCGAACGCGAACTTTGTCTTGGAGAATTTGAAACCCACTATAgatttcttaataatttctgAAGTCATTGAATGAATTGTCAACATTTATAACCGTCTCATTAATGTCATCGAAGTTCCATAGCAATGACTACTTATATAGTGATATAGGAACATAGACCACAACTAATGGTACTGAGACAAGCAATATGTTGATATATAGGGTTTTTATTCATTTCGGTTTtgttttgtctcttgtggatgtctcattggcaaccatacctccttttattatttttaaatcagaaaCACGATGTGCAGCTTAACCTCCTCAACCTAGCTTCCGTAGCAAATAATTGCATTATTTATGTAGGGTTTGTGTTGCCTAATCTTGAGTGTTCCATGTACAGTCGGTTTTGTTTTGGGTTCGTTTCTTTTAGTGCCATGACATATCCATGATGTTTTCGACTGATGAGTTTTAATATCCTTTATGTATCCTTCATCTCTCTCTTAATAACATTTTGCTGTATCAACAGAAAACATAACAAATGTTTGGTATATATAATGTCAATACGTATACCTTAGCTAGTATGTATCTTTTGCAAACTTTATCCAATAACCCTTACTATGTAAGATATCACCAGTCGAGCAGCCAGTACTGGCATGAGAAAACTGATAGTGTGTTATAAACATTTAAGGTCGCACAGTTTACAACAACATTTCCTTCAAATATACCTCTGATTCCATCCCGACTTTTAATTTACCTTCTGTTATTTAGGGCTGATGAGCTCTATCTTCATTTGTAATAAACTAAGGCTATTCAAGTGTATATTCAAGTGGTGTTATAAAGTGCGATGTTTGGCATGCAacaaaactaggttcaacccaccatttttatctttaaaaatgtcatgtaccaagtggaaaatggccattgttatatcatagttcgtttctgtgtgtgtaacattttaaagttgggtttccgttgtgtcgtttgttttctcttatatttgagtgtgaattcacattactataagacgtgtcacggtacttttctatcccaatttcatgtatttggttttgatgttatatgttttattctcatcggattttgtttatgctagtccgtttctgtgtgtgttacattttaatgttgtgtcgttgttctcctcttatatttgatgcgtttccctcagttttagtttcttacctcaattttgatttttgtccaAAGATTTactgagttttgaacagcggtatactactgttgcctttatttataggtCTCAATCATCAAAGCATGAAATACATGATGTGTAAAGGGGGTTGCTGATTATGTAGATAAGCTgagattataattatatatcattttgaattatataaactaaaatttaaatatttgaaaaaaattaagggGTAAGCCTTTAATTCGATATAGAAGTGTATGAACATAACACacttaaaatattaaagatataattaaaattttacttaattgtGTATGCATTCTACAAAATGACCAATTAGTAATGTTAGATGACTCAGGATTAAACATCAAAGATTCACCGAGCTTGATATAGATTGTTTTCTATGGAACGTTCAATTATGTATACAGtgtatattttatgatcttcTTTCAGATGATAGTGGTCATGGTTCATTTACTGCATTTACAGCCACTTTAAATTCGAATAGTATAAAATGGAGAAAAGGAGATATAGTGAAATACACCCGTGTCCTCACTAATATTGGCAACACTTACAATACCCACACGGGTATTTTTACTGTAGTTACGGATGGTGTTTACGCTGTGTCAGCTGCTATGATAGGAGGCCCAAAACATCAAACCACTCATTATTCTATCAGGAAAAATGGACACGTGATGGTGTGGCTATTCACTGGTCCGAAATTCGACATGGCAGCCCAAACCATCAACCTTGCACTGAGGAAAGGAGACAGACTTTGGATTGTACTGGAATGGCTTCCCGTTCTCATTTCTCATATTGTACATCCTTATCATCAATTTAGTGCAGTTCTGATAAAGCcaggaaaattttgaaaaaaaaccaaaaatttattaaattgatatttacaTCTTGATAATGTTCAAAATTCTTTGTTTACGTGCTATACGCATTATATCTGGTTTCTATATGTCTTATCATACTTCAATGTTCCTTTCCATAACACTAACATTAGTTTTACCTTTTGTTCATATTATAACATTTGTTATACATATTATAACATTTGTTATAAACTGATATGTTtggtcaaaagtttaaaaccTGTTCACGAGGTCTTTGTTTATCAACAATTGTGTCAATATTAAACGGAAAAAACGGTATGAGTGTTTAGGAGACAAGTCTCGATCTAAGTAACAATGTTTATAAAGTTAATGACAAACGGTaaaagtatggccttcaaagAAGTATGGAAGGAAACATCCGCCATAATTATACAATTCTTAATTTATGAAATGCATTTTCTTAATTCGTGACAtgtaatttcttaatttgtaacATGTTTTCTCTCCGTCCGTTACGTGAATTTCTATATTTCTTGATTTGTAAAATGTGCATTCCTAATGtgtaaacacaattttttaacttGTTTACGTATTTTCGTCATTAATTACATGAATTTGTAAGTTTCTTAATTTGTGAAATGTAGTTACTTTGTTGTAGTCATGTTTGGTGAGATCGCGTCTGTAAAAATGTTACCGTTGACATCCAATGATAAGTTCCGTTTCTCAAGAAAAACTACACGTTACAAATCAACATGTTACAAATCAAGAAGGTGGACAAGTCTAGAATCAAAAGGTTTCACAATATTCCACACGAGGTTCCTGTGGAGCCAAGTCAACTCGAACCTTCGCAAACTCGAACCCAATATTTACCAACGCATATTTCTATCAACTCGTGcacaatattttatgatttatatccATTAAGTTTGTTATATTCTTttctacaatataaaaaaatacgcATAACATTAAATGCAACTGCATTTATTGGTAATCTGATGCAATTGCTTTTCAAATCATAAATGTCTAAAGTTAACCATTTCAAGCGTCTTAAAAAATCAGCACTTTATTCCGGACACTGTATTAGACGAATCTAGAGTAAACAAAGCGTACTAGTTCTTCGTCAACAAATTTTGACACAACCCCTAACAGCACAAGACAGTGACAGGGTGTTCACCGAACGCATGTGCTCCACCAATTTAATTATTGTAGATAATGGGTGGTGCAAGTGaactttataaaaagaaatcgaTCACTAATATAACGGTAcataacgaaaaaaaaattggaacatTGATAACTTAAAGTTTCAattcttaaaattgagaatggaaatggggaatgtatcaaagagacaacgacccgaccatagaaaaaataacagcagaaggtcaccaacaggtcttcaatgtaacgagaaattcccgcacccggaggcgtccttcagctggcccctaaacaaatatatactagttcagtgataataaacgccatactaatttccaaattttacacaagaaactaaaattaaaataatacaagactaacaaaagaccagaggctcctgactttagACAGGCGCAAATATGCGGCGGGATTAAATATGTTtctgagatctcaaccctctccatATAATTcaagccaatgtagaaaagtaaacgcataacaatacgtacatattaaattcaattcaagagaaatctgagtctgatgtcagaagatgtaaccaaagaaaataaacaaaatgacaattatgtataaataacaacagactactagcagttatcTGAAAAaaccagctccagacttcaattaaactgattgaaagattatgatttcatcatgtgaatatcaggcacaatccttcacgttaggggtttagtatcataccatcataacatatatgagaaaaagataacccgtgtcatgcacacaactggtttttgaataaatgtgtttagttccgatgcaaagaccctataagtgaatcaatattctaatatgacgtgcttctttcgctttatgaataaacccatgctctaaatccaatatttttttcctgcACATGTGTATATTGACTACTACAggataatgaattttatcaaattgacatgcatttaatatatttcattaacttaaaaCACTTCCAAACTCTTAAATGATGCACATGTTGTTATTAATTCAAATACTATGACTTTTATGTGTTGCATTCCAAAATTGACATGTTTGACCTAGATACGACAACTGTCAATGCTGGCTGTTCAAAAACTCTTCCCTCTGAAAAATCAAAGTGCCAGCTGTCTGCTTCTTCACAAACAAAAGGGAGGTTCATGGAAGAGCCTACATAATCGCTTTACCCTTATACACATCGGACCTAGAAATTACCTTAATTGAcctaatcagaatcgaaataattgatgcaagctatactttattggtTGTTTTAACATGGGAAGtcattatattcgtgttattttagccctcacaatcgctcgggcaaaaataatcacgaatataatgcctaccatGTTAAAACAaccaataaagtatagcttgcatcaattatttcttaattaacgccaaaatatgcaatctttaatgacctgacagcAGTATCgaaactatatcccttcttaataagtctatttaaaggttttgttaggtTCTGTGGTGAATACttacatttttgtgctttataaagaatatttccataaaaaattggatgtgaaatacctaaacgtataagaagtctgcatgttgagctatatttacttATGATGTcattataccgatgataaaatttaataaatgttttgactagtttttgATATCGAAAACCCAGGTGTAATAATGTTTTAGTAATACAttaatttctctcgttaaaatctaaaacgttgttacatacacaagcgaatcgtacaagttgagatatataaacaccgtaagatggtgacaagggaacgtcaccatctaaacaTGGATAATTAAAGAAAGGAAATGCataatcatctcttttatcatacattttagtatgaagctttttgttagtgatatagatatcatgATCGagaaaagggcagtggtcattgttagtattaactttatttaaagtgagttcaacatgataaatttctttacaacatgataaatttctttagtatacatactgcagtcgtcattattgagagccaagatg
This is a stretch of genomic DNA from Mytilus trossulus isolate FHL-02 chromosome 6, PNRI_Mtr1.1.1.hap1, whole genome shotgun sequence. It encodes these proteins:
- the LOC134722885 gene encoding uncharacterized protein LOC134722885, whose product is MCLEMQTNALPLTQTLKALCHHDSGHGSFTAFTATLNSNSIKWRKGDIVKYTRVLTNIGNTYNTHTGIFTVVTDGVYAVSAAMIGGPKHQTTHYSIRKNGHVMVWLFTGPKFDMAAQTINLALRKGDRLWIVLEWLPVLISHIVHPYHQFSAVLIKPGKF